The proteins below are encoded in one region of Tessaracoccus aquimaris:
- a CDS encoding LacI family DNA-binding transcriptional regulator yields MSKPARPTQADVARLAGVSVATVSYVASGRSSRSKPASPETQERVLAAMEELGYRPQWAARALRRQRTGLLAVLTYAPLNPWAEELLNQVQEVAAGRATETVILRYTDDEHLARQVKLIRGGLADAVLVLGLEDMPENIQARLAGLPVPVLAIANDGPKQISLVRQREQGAIVDLFAHLAERGVTAFHYVAEASHIHRRVRARRTGWVTEAANALGFDPVVHHITALPTPTEVAAVMDKVATDGSSALVCASDRTAIPLLWASLSRGVSVPDQLRISGMGNIVEGEVSTPALTTLGVRSPDYRAAIEHLLSRVEEPSLGPTAVDVPWEMVIRGSA; encoded by the coding sequence ATGAGCAAGCCAGCCAGGCCGACCCAGGCCGACGTCGCCCGCCTCGCAGGAGTGTCGGTCGCCACCGTCAGCTATGTGGCCAGCGGCAGGTCGAGCCGGTCGAAACCGGCCTCCCCCGAGACCCAGGAGCGGGTGCTCGCCGCGATGGAGGAACTCGGCTACCGCCCCCAGTGGGCCGCGCGGGCGTTGCGGAGGCAGCGGACGGGCCTGCTCGCGGTGCTCACCTACGCCCCGCTGAACCCGTGGGCGGAGGAACTGCTCAACCAGGTCCAGGAGGTGGCGGCCGGAAGGGCAACCGAGACCGTCATCCTGCGCTACACAGACGACGAGCACCTCGCCCGCCAGGTGAAACTGATCCGCGGTGGGCTGGCCGACGCCGTCCTGGTGCTCGGGCTCGAGGACATGCCCGAGAACATCCAGGCCAGGCTGGCTGGGCTTCCCGTCCCCGTGCTCGCGATCGCCAACGACGGCCCCAAGCAGATCTCGCTGGTGCGCCAGCGCGAACAGGGCGCGATCGTCGACCTGTTCGCGCACCTGGCCGAGCGAGGCGTGACGGCCTTCCACTACGTCGCGGAGGCCTCCCACATCCACCGCCGGGTCAGGGCGCGGCGCACCGGTTGGGTGACCGAGGCGGCCAACGCGCTCGGCTTCGACCCGGTCGTGCACCACATCACGGCGCTGCCGACACCCACAGAGGTGGCCGCGGTGATGGACAAGGTCGCGACCGACGGCTCGAGCGCGCTGGTGTGCGCGTCCGACCGGACGGCGATCCCGCTGCTGTGGGCGTCGCTGTCGAGGGGCGTGTCAGTGCCGGACCAACTGCGGATCTCGGGCATGGGCAACATCGTCGAGGGCGAGGTCTCCACGCCTGCGCTCACCACGCTCGGCGTCCGCTCCCCCGACTACCGGGCGGCGATCGAGCACCTGCTCAGCCGCGTCGAGGAGCCGTCGCTCGGCCCCACCGCGGTCGACGTGCCGTGGGAGATGGTGATCCGCGGCTCGGCCTGA
- a CDS encoding ABC transporter substrate-binding protein — MQIFSSTFGRRSLLLGGAAMATAAAGCSIDTGTPSAKPTAAGSEAAAEFVFDTTGVKLPTDKVAFRWLDSGDLKAKYLDPVIASFGEQHSNVTVTYDGAGWDQVNQVVPLGIRNGSAPDVFALPQNVPPQTAIAEGWVQPLDSVIPNFDKWRAAFPDTALIPGIHVFDGKVYSWPLNSTRRLEKMLFTSTDLADKAGVDPDAIKTWDDFRDAAKKLTGAGKPGYLVTGDHLWVVAMYLANTAGWRGVMTDGLDMRTGKYSFASDEFISAVEFLKSLVADGSVVPGYLTLKDADARAQFPAGIAGSMFNGPWDLRAWKEKSPDFNFTLNPLPSPDGKPYHIPFAERGANQTWLYAKTPIPEVAGVILNYLGSVEGQTKMVELTQGTLVSMIPEANESVDHALLDPNAKKAAELARELMRAAPQLELRTADAGKIKMELKPVEPGLQNVMQGIMSGQLPDAKKALAELDGKLQAALEGAFTAAKAAGADADFQQTVFPNWDPSKEYTQADYDALG, encoded by the coding sequence ATGCAGATCTTCTCGTCCACGTTCGGCCGCCGGTCCCTTCTCCTGGGCGGCGCCGCGATGGCTACCGCAGCCGCTGGCTGCTCCATCGACACGGGCACCCCATCGGCCAAGCCCACCGCCGCAGGCAGTGAGGCGGCCGCCGAGTTCGTGTTCGACACCACAGGTGTGAAGCTGCCGACCGACAAGGTCGCCTTCCGCTGGCTCGACTCCGGCGACCTCAAGGCCAAGTACCTGGATCCCGTCATCGCCTCGTTCGGCGAGCAGCACAGCAACGTCACCGTCACCTACGACGGTGCAGGCTGGGACCAGGTCAACCAGGTCGTTCCGCTCGGCATCCGCAACGGGTCGGCCCCCGATGTGTTCGCCCTGCCGCAGAACGTGCCGCCACAGACGGCCATCGCCGAGGGCTGGGTCCAGCCCCTCGACAGCGTCATCCCGAACTTCGACAAGTGGCGCGCCGCCTTCCCGGACACCGCGCTGATCCCAGGCATCCACGTCTTCGACGGCAAGGTCTACTCCTGGCCGCTCAACTCCACCCGCCGCCTGGAGAAGATGCTGTTCACCAGCACCGACCTCGCAGACAAGGCTGGCGTCGACCCCGACGCGATCAAGACCTGGGACGACTTCCGCGACGCCGCGAAGAAGCTGACCGGCGCGGGCAAGCCCGGCTACCTCGTCACCGGCGACCACCTCTGGGTCGTCGCGATGTACCTCGCCAACACCGCGGGCTGGCGGGGCGTGATGACCGACGGCCTCGACATGCGCACCGGCAAGTACTCCTTCGCCTCCGACGAGTTCATCTCGGCCGTCGAGTTCCTGAAGTCGCTCGTCGCCGACGGCTCCGTGGTCCCCGGCTACCTGACCCTGAAGGACGCCGACGCGCGCGCCCAGTTCCCCGCAGGCATCGCCGGCTCGATGTTCAACGGCCCTTGGGACCTGCGCGCCTGGAAGGAGAAGAGCCCCGACTTCAACTTCACGCTCAACCCCCTCCCGTCGCCCGACGGGAAGCCCTACCACATCCCCTTTGCCGAACGGGGCGCGAACCAGACCTGGCTGTACGCCAAGACCCCCATCCCCGAGGTCGCGGGCGTCATCCTCAACTACCTCGGCTCGGTCGAGGGGCAGACCAAGATGGTCGAGTTGACGCAGGGCACGCTCGTCTCGATGATCCCCGAGGCCAACGAGTCCGTCGACCACGCGCTGCTCGACCCGAACGCCAAGAAGGCGGCCGAACTAGCCCGCGAGCTGATGCGCGCGGCTCCGCAACTCGAGCTCCGCACGGCCGACGCGGGCAAGATCAAGATGGAGCTCAAGCCGGTCGAGCCGGGACTTCAGAACGTGATGCAGGGCATCATGTCGGGCCAGCTCCCCGACGCCAAGAAGGCTCTCGCTGAGCTCGACGGCAAGCTGCAGGCCGCGCTCGAGGGCGCGTTCACCGCGGCAAAGGCGGCGGGCGCCGACGCTGACTTCCAGCAGACGGTCTTCCCGAACTGGGACCCGAGCAAGGAGTACACGCAGGCCGACTACGACGCGCTCGGCTGA